A genomic stretch from Anopheles nili chromosome X, idAnoNiliSN_F5_01, whole genome shotgun sequence includes:
- the LOC128729249 gene encoding phosphoribosyl pyrophosphate synthase-associated protein 2 isoform X2, which yields MDAPATSDIVIINGNSHPDLANLIANRLGVANGGCAVYHKTNRETMVEIGDSVRGKDIYIIQTGTKDVNNNIMELLIMAYACKTSSAKSIVGVIPYLPYSKQCKMRKRGCIVSKLLAKMMCTSGLSHVITMDLHQKEIQGFFDCPVDNLRASPFLLQYIQESIPDYRNSVIVARNPGSAKKATSYAERLRLGIAVIHGEQKESEADEVDGRNSPPTLPKSRTMDVSGGVPIHPAKEKPPINVVGDVGGRIAIMVDDMIDDVQSFVAAAEVLKDRGAYKIYVLATHGLLSQDAPRLIEDSAIDVVVVTNTIPHEIQKMQCHKIKTIDISILLAEAIRRIHNKESMSYLFKNVTLED from the exons ATGGATGCTCCGGCAACATCCGACATCGTCATCATCAATGGAAACTCACACCCGGATCTAGCGAATTTGATTGCCAA TCGGCTTGGTGTGGCAAATGGGGGATGCGCggtttatcacaaaactaatCGTGAAACCATGGTAGAAATTGGCGATTCCGTGCGAGGCAAAGATATCTATATCATACAGACCGGAACAAA AGACGTCAACAACAACATTATGGAGCTGCTCATTATGGCCTACGCCTGCAAAACCTCGTCGGCGAAATCGATTGTCGGTGTCATCCCCTATCTGCCGTACTCAAAGCAATGCAAAATGCGCAAACGAGGCTGCATCGTTTCCAAGCTGCTAGCGAAGATGATGTGCACGTCCGGACTGTCGCACGTCATCACGATGGACCTGCACCAGAAGGAAATCCAGGGCTTCTTCGACTGCCCGGTCGATAACCTGCGCGCCTCACCGTTCCTGTTGCAGTACATCCAGGAGAGTATCCCCGACTACCGGAACTCCGTGATCGTCGCCCGGAATCCGGGTTCCGCCAAGAAGGCCACCTCGTACGCGGAACGGTTGCGTCTCGGCATTGCCGTCATCCACGGTGAACAGAAAGAATCCGAGGCGGACGAGGTGGATGGCCGCAACTCTCCCCCGACACTACCGAAATCGCGCACAATGGACGTGTCCGGGGGTGTGCCGATTCAcccagcgaaggaaaaaccccccatcAACGTGGTGGGTGACGTGGGCGGTCGGATCGCGATCATGGTAGATGACATGATCGACGACGTGCAGTCGTTCGTGGCCGCCGCCGAGGTGTTAAAGGATCGAGGCGCCTACAAGATCTATGTGCTGGCTACGCACGGACTTCTGAGCCAGGACGCACCCCGGCTGATCGAGGACTCCGCGATcgatgtggtggtggtgacaaACACGATACCACACGAGATCCAGAAGATGCAGTGTCACAAGATCA
- the LOC128729249 gene encoding phosphoribosyl pyrophosphate synthase-associated protein 2 isoform X1 — MLLSRNKLGSIRPAKHLKLESMDAPATSDIVIINGNSHPDLANLIANRLGVANGGCAVYHKTNRETMVEIGDSVRGKDIYIIQTGTKDVNNNIMELLIMAYACKTSSAKSIVGVIPYLPYSKQCKMRKRGCIVSKLLAKMMCTSGLSHVITMDLHQKEIQGFFDCPVDNLRASPFLLQYIQESIPDYRNSVIVARNPGSAKKATSYAERLRLGIAVIHGEQKESEADEVDGRNSPPTLPKSRTMDVSGGVPIHPAKEKPPINVVGDVGGRIAIMVDDMIDDVQSFVAAAEVLKDRGAYKIYVLATHGLLSQDAPRLIEDSAIDVVVVTNTIPHEIQKMQCHKIKTIDISILLAEAIRRIHNKESMSYLFKNVTLED, encoded by the exons atgcTTCTCAGCCGAAATAA ACTCGGAAGTATACGTCCGGCGAAGCATTTAAAGCTCGAAAGCATGGATGCTCCGGCAACATCCGACATCGTCATCATCAATGGAAACTCACACCCGGATCTAGCGAATTTGATTGCCAA TCGGCTTGGTGTGGCAAATGGGGGATGCGCggtttatcacaaaactaatCGTGAAACCATGGTAGAAATTGGCGATTCCGTGCGAGGCAAAGATATCTATATCATACAGACCGGAACAAA AGACGTCAACAACAACATTATGGAGCTGCTCATTATGGCCTACGCCTGCAAAACCTCGTCGGCGAAATCGATTGTCGGTGTCATCCCCTATCTGCCGTACTCAAAGCAATGCAAAATGCGCAAACGAGGCTGCATCGTTTCCAAGCTGCTAGCGAAGATGATGTGCACGTCCGGACTGTCGCACGTCATCACGATGGACCTGCACCAGAAGGAAATCCAGGGCTTCTTCGACTGCCCGGTCGATAACCTGCGCGCCTCACCGTTCCTGTTGCAGTACATCCAGGAGAGTATCCCCGACTACCGGAACTCCGTGATCGTCGCCCGGAATCCGGGTTCCGCCAAGAAGGCCACCTCGTACGCGGAACGGTTGCGTCTCGGCATTGCCGTCATCCACGGTGAACAGAAAGAATCCGAGGCGGACGAGGTGGATGGCCGCAACTCTCCCCCGACACTACCGAAATCGCGCACAATGGACGTGTCCGGGGGTGTGCCGATTCAcccagcgaaggaaaaaccccccatcAACGTGGTGGGTGACGTGGGCGGTCGGATCGCGATCATGGTAGATGACATGATCGACGACGTGCAGTCGTTCGTGGCCGCCGCCGAGGTGTTAAAGGATCGAGGCGCCTACAAGATCTATGTGCTGGCTACGCACGGACTTCTGAGCCAGGACGCACCCCGGCTGATCGAGGACTCCGCGATcgatgtggtggtggtgacaaACACGATACCACACGAGATCCAGAAGATGCAGTGTCACAAGATCA